Genomic window (Vigna unguiculata cultivar IT97K-499-35 chromosome 10, ASM411807v1, whole genome shotgun sequence):
tttatgatatatttcactttattctctcacattttttgatatattttattttatttttaataaatataattttattttatatattaatttaataacattatattattatcacctactaatataatattatatatatatatatatatatatatatatatatatatatttaaaggataCTTACACACATATATTACAGTATTACAGTGTCGGTAGTTATAACAAAAGTACTTTTCGTTCAAATCCAAACCGTAGTCGCATCTATTTCATATTTTTgggtaattttttaataatttattaataaccaTATCagtaatttatttacttattaccTTTTTCAATCGTTTATTCTCCTTCAGTATTTAGAattcttttttcatattaacaatttaacttttaaaactatatttagaTAGAAGTAGTCAAAACACAACTACTCGAAATTCCACATCAAGTACAATGAAAGTCAAATTAACATATAAAGATGAAGATAACTGTTATTctataaaataacttttgtaagaataacttaaatttaaatttacttttatttaggATATTAAAACTTATTATAGTAATATTTGTTAGATCTAACGCATTATCTACTATTTAGTTTCCCATCAATACCACATAATATATAgtaactaaatttaataattttatattgactagattaaaaactattacataaaataaaaattattgatatctaaaataaactctaattttataaattaatttaaattttaattcataaaataattataattttttgttattaatagaaattatttagatactaataaattttagtttataaaataatatctaatttagttaatatgaagctaattagtttttttatatataaatttattttttattgaatgattttataaacaaaatgtaAGAATCTCCTCTTACAAAGTAGATTCTTAATAATCTGATATGGTAGTTATATgtattagttattaattaataagaaGCAAGCACTACTTGTTCATGTTTAGTTCTTAATCTTGAATGTTCAACGGTATATATCCATAGATATTCAACCCTAATTATTAGGCACCCTGCAAATAAAGAAAAGAGTACATACACACAAAATTCTTATAAACTCATATGGTCAAGAAGACTAGCACAACCTATAAATAGGTGGGTCCACTTCCTACAActagatatattttattaacattattattgaaGATAATGCATATAAACCACACAAAATTGGCATTATAATTCACTATTACTAGTGAGAAAGATTCTCCACTCCCATTTGAAACTGGATAATGAGTGTTATTTTTAGCAGATAAGAACACTACAGCCTGTATTCAAATCACTGCTTCAAAATTCCCTTTATATCCCTTACACATGAGATTCAAATTTTGACTTCATATATGAATTTCAAATGATTTAAAAGTACAAAGCTTTCTTGTTTTCGCTATATGAAAAAGACTTTTCTATATAGAAAACTCTAGATAATGACAATAAAGTTATTTTTCACACTCATTCTGTAATgggaaattttaaattttaaacttatatttcaAATAGTTTGTAATTTAcactacaaatatattaaaattaaattctcGCATTAATTTGGTGGTTCCCATAATTCAGAGACTACAAATGATGTTTACACTTGtagttcataaaaataataaaattctattattatatttgtaatatttatctcctgcacattttacttttaaggTGCTCGACCATGTTGAATAAAAGGTTTAGCGAAATAGTATTTTTATAACCATTAGCTTTGCAACAATCACATGTCAATTAccttttaataagaaaatataaaactacaaaaatagtataatgattagaataaaagttatttaatcaatatatatatatagcacaAAAATCATTGTAAAAAGGTGATATGAGATAATGCGTTGTCTTGTCCCTGTACGATAACTCGAAAGTTCATTATTCTTACCGCATATTGTGCGTGCCAAAATCATTGAACAAGAATATACTGTGCCCGCATGCTTGTTTTTTGGGCAATCAGAAAAGCTATTCGATGTATAGATTAGGATTACTGGTTCAGGATGCTTCTTTTCTTTCAAAccttttcttatattttcaatcaCAGAAATGGAAGCATTTATCGAAACCATTTCATTTCTATATATCAGAGTTATTCCATTTTCTTGAATCTATAAACTTAACAATCACTCTTTAACTGCACCATAACTACCCATGCATATATTCATACAgttatttcttttcaatatcGATAAAATAATAgggattaaaatatttttttctctaaaatattatataataaaactgataataataataataataataatatcgtGATGGActatttatgataaattaacataaacatAAACTTTTTATTCTGATTTGCAGCAATTGAATTCAGTGAGAGATTGAGCTACTTCGGAATAGCAACTAGTTTGGTTCTTTACCTTACAAAAGTTATTCATCAAGACCTTAAGACAGCAGTTAAGAATGTTAACTACTGGTCTGGTGTGACCACCTTGATGCCATTGTTAGGAGGATTCCTTGCTGATGCTTACTTGGGTCGTTACTCCACTGTCATAGCATCATGCGTTGTTTATCTCATGGTAATCAATCTCAATCATCATCATTCAATTCAGAATCCAGATTCTCTatcgaattttttttcttgtcttttatCGAATATTATCGATAAATTGatgttgatactttaaaaatcattttaaaacattaaaatcagTGTTTATTAACGTATTTTGAATtcacaaaagataaaaaaaaaacagcggatgagaatccaaattcattCATTCAATTAAGCACTTAATTAAAGATTAGAGATATgattacatttataattaactattaACAACTGTTTCTGTGTGGCAAAACTCCACAGGGTCTGGTTCTGCTTACTCTGTCATGGTTCTTACCAGGCTTGAAGCCGTGTGATCATGCTGCTACATGCACCGAACCTAGGAAGATTCATGAAGTGGCTTTCTTCCTAGGGATCTATCTGATATCCATAGGAACAGGGGGCCATAAACCTTCGTTGGAAAGCTTTGGTGCTGATCAATTTGATGATAACAATGCTAAGGAACGAAGGCAGAAAATGTCCTTTTTCAACTGGTGGAACAGTGGATTGTGCAGTGGAATCATTCTGGGAGTGACTGTGATTGTGTATGCTCAAGAACGTATCAATTGGGGTGCTGCTTATATCATTCTCACAGTTGTCATGGCCATCTCTTTGCTCATTTTCTTGATAGGAAGGCCTTATTATCGTTATAGGACACAAACTGGGAGCCCCTTGACTCCTATGTTGCAGGTTCTTGTTGCTGCTATTTCCAAAAGAAAGCTTCCATATCCTTCCAGTCCAACTCAGTTGTATGAACTTTCCAAGGCTGAAAGCAATGGTGAAAGATTTCTGGTTCACACCAAGAAACTCAAGTAAGTACAAAATCTTAATCATTACTTTGAGAAAGGTCAATTTAATACGTGACACGCGTTTTCTTTTTAAGCAATTAAAAGCGTTTTCCTGTGATTTCTTCTGTCAGATTTCTTGACAAGGCAGCAATCACTGAAAACGAAGGGAACATAGAAGAGAAACAGAGTCCATGGAGGCTTGCAACAGTGACTAAAGTTGAAGAGCTGAAGCTAATCATCAACATGATCCCCATTTGGGTGTTCACTCTACCATTTGGAATCTGTGCTGCACAAACCTCAACTTTCTTCATCAAGCAAGGTGCCGTGATGAACAGAAAGTTAGGCAATGGATTTGAGGTCCCTCCAGCTTCAATTTTCACTCTTGCTGCTATAGGGATGATAACTGCAGTGATCATTTACAACAACATCCTTGTGCCAACCCTAAGAAAGCTCACAGGAAATGAAAGAGGAATCAACATCCTCCAAAGGATTGGGATTGGAATGGTTTTCTCAGTCCTCTCAATGATAGTGGCAGCTTTGGTAGAAAGAAAGAGGCTTGATGCTGTTGAGATGAATGGACCTATAAAGGGTTCTTCATCAATGAGTGCCCTTTGGTTGGCCCCACAATTTATAATCATTGGAGTTGGTGATGGGTTTGCTCTTGTGGGCTTGCAAGAGTATTTCTATGACCAAGTGCCAGACTCAATGAGAAGCTTGGGAATAGCACTATACCTTAGTGTGATTGGGGCAGCAAGTTTTCTCAGTAGTGTGTTGATAACCATTGTTGACCATGTGACAAGAAAGAGTGGGAAGAGTTGGTTTGGTAAGGATTTGAATTCTAGCCGCTTGGACAAATTCTTTTGGCTTCTGGCAGTGATCACAACGTTGAACTTGTTCATGTTTGTGTTCTTTGCTCGCAAGTATAACTACAAGAATGTACAGAAGTTGGCCGTGGCTGATTGTTATGAAGACAAAAGTGATGATGATAGAGCAGATATTAGAGTTTGAATTAGTGAAAATTAATTCTATTCGGCATAAGTCACCACCACCAAGGTTTCTTCAACCAGTGAACAAAATACACATGTTTCTACTGTTAGAATCCTTAAATTTCATCTTAAGCATCAAATAGCTTATGATCCTAGTCCAGgagttttagtttttgttttagttgtttATGGCATCATGTAATATCACAATAAGATTATATGTGTGTAATTTCCATTTCAAAAGTTGTCATTCACCTTTTTCACATTTTATCTCGTATGTCgtacttttctttttatggtACTTGATGGCAAGACTAATTTGATATTTGAATGTATCAGATACCTAAACATACAACATATTAGTTTGTATTGGAAATTCAAGAGGTTAAATATATTAtggttcttttaatttttagtgaaaattgaaattagtttattttcaaaatttcagaTCAATTTAGgcttaaaactttaaaaatgtatggattagtcattttaacaaaattttgttaagtttatttgatgtttcaaatgtATTTCATAATAGCATTTAAGTTTCTGCgacgtttgacatatttttgcttcaatgttagttTAGAAACGTGTTTGAAACGTTGAATAAATTTGGGAATAAATTAGGCCAGAATTTCGAAGAATgactaattacaatttttactaaaagttaagagaccaaaaatatatttaacccaaaatttaattattagtcCATATCTATGATGCATTGATACTTCAATTTGGGTCACGTATCCATGtccgatactttaggataccttaacaatatttatcaatgaagtatgtaatttataaagtcgtaatatactacaataaaatctttgaatagtattgactaaaaataattagtcactatatggTGACCATATTGACAACtgaaatagtttcaaaaaattataattgatctctaaattgataattaaaatagtttcaattatgaattgatttttaaattggtcactaacattagctaccaaattttggctaccaaaataatttgtctctaattagaaaatttggattcacacattaacaatcatatatttattatgtttgtaagaattattatacatttttcattcatatatcatgtatctatcacgtatcatatcttattattttgaaaataaacctATCGACGTATATGTGTCGTATCCAATACATGTATCGTGTCTGTGCATCATAAATCCATTAGAGTACCTTATATAAGAAAGAAGAATTATAAATCCAATATTTTAAGGTTTTAAATTCGAGGTAATATATAAATCTCTTATATGAATTTGACTTATATATTTTGGTAAATCCTTTCAAAATACTCATTcgtttgaaaatgtttttaaatttgttgcaAATTTTTAATATACAGAATAACTTTGAATATAGTG
Coding sequences:
- the LOC114167092 gene encoding protein NRT1/ PTR FAMILY 5.6-like, with protein sequence MEKKNKTDANCDEINDEMKWVLDSSLDHKGRVPLRASTGSWRSSLFIIAIEFSERLSYFGIATSLVLYLTKVIHQDLKTAVKNVNYWSGVTTLMPLLGGFLADAYLGRYSTVIASCVVYLMGLVLLTLSWFLPGLKPCDHAATCTEPRKIHEVAFFLGIYLISIGTGGHKPSLESFGADQFDDNNAKERRQKMSFFNWWNSGLCSGIILGVTVIVYAQERINWGAAYIILTVVMAISLLIFLIGRPYYRYRTQTGSPLTPMLQVLVAAISKRKLPYPSSPTQLYELSKAESNGERFLVHTKKLKFLDKAAITENEGNIEEKQSPWRLATVTKVEELKLIINMIPIWVFTLPFGICAAQTSTFFIKQGAVMNRKLGNGFEVPPASIFTLAAIGMITAVIIYNNILVPTLRKLTGNERGINILQRIGIGMVFSVLSMIVAALVERKRLDAVEMNGPIKGSSSMSALWLAPQFIIIGVGDGFALVGLQEYFYDQVPDSMRSLGIALYLSVIGAASFLSSVLITIVDHVTRKSGKSWFGKDLNSSRLDKFFWLLAVITTLNLFMFVFFARKYNYKNVQKLAVADCYEDKSDDDRADIRV